One region of Hymenobacter sediminicola genomic DNA includes:
- a CDS encoding chemotaxis protein CheB has protein sequence MPERSLSFTILLGNLSTALRLGLTRLLQSQPDLKVVSAGTTELLAVARRLRPGLVIVGESQLRDVEQLSHYASIPALLYCEGQPLPGMLREAARWGVFDTIRPNSVPAEWGVEVLRKVRRIIPQKPARTVAKLVSKSFIPGISRGLVVIGGSTGGTTAVEHLVRGLPASLAYSILVAVHLPASFLDSFVERLCRATSLPVVAGWPGTVLEPGQIVVAPGGRNLLVKAATNSPWQAWQTEYTAEPSPSGDEPSVDLLMRSAARTIGHNVLGVVLTGLGRDGTLGAQAIRQRGGMVLVQDEASSAQFSMPQSVIQHGLANAVLPLDQLAAAITRHTSFFALPVPTVQSVGSFPVRSFQL, from the coding sequence GTGCCCGAACGTTCTCTTTCTTTCACCATCCTGCTTGGCAATCTGTCTACGGCTTTGCGGCTGGGGCTGACGCGCCTGCTTCAGAGCCAACCTGACCTGAAAGTGGTCAGCGCTGGCACGACGGAGTTGTTGGCGGTAGCTCGGCGTCTACGGCCGGGGCTGGTGATAGTGGGAGAAAGCCAGTTGCGGGATGTAGAGCAACTTAGCCATTACGCCTCTATTCCGGCGCTTCTGTACTGTGAGGGGCAGCCCTTACCCGGAATGTTGCGTGAAGCCGCTCGGTGGGGTGTTTTCGACACTATCCGGCCCAATAGCGTGCCCGCGGAATGGGGTGTCGAGGTGCTGCGAAAAGTACGCCGGATTATTCCTCAAAAACCTGCCAGAACGGTTGCCAAGCTGGTTTCTAAAAGTTTCATTCCCGGTATTTCGCGCGGCTTGGTTGTTATCGGTGGGTCTACTGGCGGCACTACGGCAGTAGAGCACCTAGTGCGGGGCCTGCCAGCCTCGTTGGCGTATTCCATTCTGGTGGCGGTGCATCTACCTGCTTCGTTCCTCGATTCTTTTGTGGAGCGGTTGTGCCGGGCAACGTCATTGCCCGTAGTAGCTGGCTGGCCTGGCACCGTTCTGGAGCCTGGGCAAATCGTGGTAGCACCCGGTGGCCGCAACCTGCTGGTAAAAGCAGCCACCAACAGCCCCTGGCAAGCATGGCAGACGGAGTACACCGCCGAACCTAGCCCGTCCGGTGATGAGCCATCTGTAGACTTGCTGATGCGTTCGGCAGCCCGCACAATTGGGCACAACGTATTGGGAGTAGTGCTGACCGGCCTCGGCCGCGACGGTACGCTAGGAGCACAGGCAATCCGGCAGCGGGGAGGCATGGTCCTGGTTCAGGATGAGGCCTCATCCGCTCAGTTTTCCATGCCACAGTCTGTAATTCAGCATGGTCTGGCCAATGCCGTGTTGCCTCTGGACCAGCTTGCAGCAGCCATAACGCGTCATACTTCCTTTTTCGCTCTGCCTGTTCCAACGGTTCAGTCTGTTGGCTCATTTCCTGTCCGCTCCTTTCAGCTATGA
- a CDS encoding phage holin family protein — translation MVGFIVKFLLSAIITFVLAKFLPGSHIDGFGAAIMLVIVLAVLNAILKPILKLFGFPITVLTLGLFLLVINAVIVMIADYLIPGFKLDGFLSALLFSVVLSVVTSIVDMVVD, via the coding sequence ATGGTTGGTTTCATCGTTAAATTTCTGCTCTCTGCCATCATTACCTTTGTGCTGGCGAAATTCCTGCCTGGCTCTCACATCGATGGGTTTGGGGCGGCTATCATGCTGGTGATTGTGCTGGCAGTCCTGAATGCCATCCTCAAGCCTATTCTGAAACTGTTCGGTTTCCCGATTACGGTTCTGACGCTGGGCCTGTTTCTGCTGGTTATCAATGCGGTTATCGTCATGATTGCCGACTACCTGATTCCGGGCTTCAAGCTGGATGGATTCCTCTCGGCGCTGTTGTTTAGCGTCGTGCTTTCCGTCGTAACGTCCATCGTGGATATGGTAGTAGACTAA
- a CDS encoding response regulator — translation MKNRILIVDDSFYMRTMLKNMLTDAGYEVVGEAANGQQALEMAASAKPDLITLDVILPDNTGLDVLKGIRQNDPDVKVVMCSAVGQEVIVNEALESGASAYIVKPFSEEKVLEIVSGALQTAE, via the coding sequence ATGAAAAACCGCATCCTCATCGTAGACGACTCTTTCTATATGCGCACGATGCTCAAGAATATGCTCACTGATGCCGGCTATGAGGTCGTAGGCGAGGCAGCTAATGGGCAGCAGGCACTGGAAATGGCCGCTTCGGCCAAGCCAGACCTCATTACCTTGGACGTAATTCTGCCGGACAATACAGGCTTGGACGTGCTGAAAGGCATTCGTCAGAATGACCCGGACGTGAAAGTGGTAATGTGCAGCGCTGTCGGGCAGGAGGTAATTGTAAACGAAGCACTGGAAAGCGGCGCTTCGGCATATATCGTGAAGCCCTTCTCCGAAGAAAAGGTCCTAGAAATCGTAAGTGGCGCACTGCAGACGGCAGAATAA
- a CDS encoding agmatinase family protein, whose translation MANTTSSSLEKKLAAFDPNALGDTQGGVYGLPFTVEEAQVVIVPVPWEVTVSYRAGTAEGPAAIRDASLQVDLFDPDLPDAWRMGLAMEEPDEKTADESRELRPLAEDYIGWLEEGEPEESHAKFSTAPVHINQRGEALVKYLKKKTGAYLDAGKGVVLLGGDHSTPLGYLHALAERHEEFGILQIDAHCDLRPAYEGFEFSHASIMYNALKLPQVKKLVQVGIRDLCQQEAEMVEQSKGRITMFHNRFLSDERFAKKSWKKVCGKIIAQLPQKVYLSFDIDGLDPKLCPGTGTPVPGGLEFEEALYLIRSVVRSGRTIIGCDLNEVAPGDTEWNAIVGARLLYNMANWMGVSQGLLQDRGAEK comes from the coding sequence ATGGCTAACACCACGTCCTCCAGCTTGGAGAAAAAATTAGCTGCTTTCGACCCCAACGCTCTGGGTGACACCCAGGGCGGCGTATATGGGTTGCCTTTCACGGTCGAAGAAGCGCAAGTCGTAATAGTGCCTGTGCCGTGGGAAGTGACCGTGTCGTACCGCGCCGGTACTGCTGAAGGTCCTGCGGCCATTCGTGACGCCTCGCTACAAGTCGATCTGTTCGACCCTGACCTACCCGATGCCTGGCGCATGGGCTTAGCTATGGAGGAGCCCGATGAAAAAACGGCCGATGAAAGCCGGGAACTCCGCCCTCTGGCCGAAGACTACATTGGCTGGCTGGAGGAAGGCGAGCCGGAAGAAAGTCACGCGAAGTTCTCGACGGCTCCTGTCCATATCAACCAGCGTGGAGAAGCGTTGGTGAAGTATCTGAAGAAGAAAACGGGAGCCTACCTCGACGCCGGCAAAGGCGTGGTCTTGCTCGGTGGCGACCATAGCACGCCGCTCGGCTATCTGCATGCCCTGGCCGAGCGTCATGAGGAATTTGGAATACTGCAGATTGACGCCCATTGCGACCTGCGCCCTGCCTACGAGGGCTTCGAATTTTCGCACGCTTCTATCATGTACAATGCCCTGAAACTACCGCAGGTTAAAAAGCTGGTGCAGGTGGGCATCCGCGACCTGTGCCAGCAGGAAGCCGAAATGGTGGAGCAGAGCAAGGGCCGTATCACTATGTTCCACAACCGGTTCCTGAGCGACGAGCGGTTTGCCAAGAAGTCCTGGAAGAAGGTCTGCGGCAAAATCATTGCCCAGCTGCCGCAGAAAGTGTACCTGAGCTTTGATATTGATGGGTTGGACCCCAAACTGTGCCCCGGTACTGGTACGCCCGTACCCGGTGGTCTGGAGTTTGAAGAAGCACTCTACCTCATCCGCTCTGTGGTGCGTTCGGGCCGCACCATCATTGGCTGCGACCTGAACGAGGTGGCTCCTGGCGACACGGAATGGAACGCTATAGTGGGTGCCCGGCTGCTCTACAATATGGCCAACTGGATGGGCGTCTCCCAAGGGCTGCTTCAGGACCGGGGCGCAGAAAAGTAA
- a CDS encoding chemotaxis protein CheC, translating into MDLHMTELERDVVREILNIGLARAADSFAVIAQEKVLLEVPSLDLMPGNGILDMVREIQQTNVAIQSDIRGEFNGTTLMFFSGQHIQRLSRVCLRMDTPASTAIDEMQESLLLEISNIITGALVTQLANILKAKIYGAPPTAPRGDIANSLHNLLDAQPQVQPLIFSVITQFSDKENSVELPLMLFFDRPTFEKILEIIRTYDFFGGTAN; encoded by the coding sequence ATGGACTTGCACATGACAGAACTGGAGCGAGACGTCGTCCGTGAAATTCTGAACATAGGACTGGCCCGCGCCGCCGACTCGTTTGCGGTAATTGCCCAGGAGAAAGTATTGCTGGAAGTTCCCAGCCTTGATCTGATGCCCGGCAACGGGATACTGGACATGGTGCGTGAAATTCAGCAGACCAACGTCGCTATTCAGTCCGATATCCGGGGTGAGTTTAATGGCACAACGCTGATGTTCTTTTCGGGGCAACATATCCAGCGTTTGTCGCGGGTATGCCTGCGGATGGATACCCCAGCGTCTACGGCTATTGACGAGATGCAGGAATCCTTGTTGCTGGAAATCAGCAACATCATCACGGGAGCCTTAGTCACGCAGTTGGCCAATATTCTGAAGGCAAAAATCTACGGCGCGCCCCCCACGGCACCACGTGGCGACATTGCCAACTCGCTGCACAACTTGCTGGATGCTCAGCCCCAGGTCCAACCCCTGATATTCAGCGTCATTACGCAGTTTTCTGATAAGGAAAATTCAGTAGAGCTGCCGCTGATGCTGTTCTTTGACCGGCCGACTTTCGAGAAAATCCTCGAGATTATCCGGACGTATGATTTCTTCGGCGGTACTGCGAATTAG
- a CDS encoding chemotaxis protein CheW: MPDAELTTDKKIKPDTIIQLIVFRLGEEEYGLRIEQVKEVTVTPEIARMPKTPPFVKGIANLRGDIIAIINLEERFRLRPADEELPTVSYTLAIEAKDYTIGIVVREVPQPLSVPVSSIEKAPEFIQDININDKYIEGIVKIDGRIIIVLDMLKLLTPNEIMQLQPR; this comes from the coding sequence ATGCCTGACGCAGAACTGACTACCGACAAAAAAATCAAGCCGGATACCATCATTCAATTGATAGTGTTCCGCCTAGGCGAGGAGGAGTACGGGCTGCGCATCGAGCAGGTGAAGGAAGTAACCGTGACGCCTGAAATTGCGCGGATGCCCAAAACGCCGCCTTTCGTGAAAGGCATTGCCAACCTCCGCGGCGACATCATTGCCATTATTAATCTGGAAGAACGGTTTCGGCTCCGGCCTGCTGACGAGGAGTTGCCAACCGTTTCCTACACCCTTGCCATCGAAGCCAAGGATTATACCATTGGCATTGTGGTGCGCGAGGTGCCTCAGCCTCTATCAGTTCCGGTTTCCAGCATTGAAAAGGCGCCGGAATTCATACAGGACATCAACATCAACGACAAGTACATTGAGGGAATTGTAAAAATAGATGGCCGCATCATCATTGTGCTGGACATGTTGAAGCTGCTCACGCCCAATGAGATAATGCAGTTACAGCCTCGCTAG
- a CDS encoding chemotaxis protein CheA — protein MKSREQEYREMYMAEALEAYDAMSRHISELERNPHDSQALNELFRLMHNLKSNSRAMGYTSIGEVAHHMETIFGLIRSKEREFSGSLAAVLFTGVDMIGAMIRAVGDDEVVPDSNLLLDNLDRLVRGEEPVLEGEMADEEDATRKLELSDLVYIQIKKLDHLLNLVGELIIDRDRILTLSQEIGNSALQTSAAHLFRITDELQYSVMDARLVNVGSLLNKFPRVVRDVASAEQKQVELTLSGQDIQIDRNILQIITDALLHLVRNAVAHGLETPAEREKAGKPTQGQLTLSAQTERDDVLIQVTDDGRGIDVESVRRKAVERGLVGKEAARQLDDNAVRAFLFEPGFSMAKEVTEISGRGVGLDVVKLAIDSLGGQLRVDSVLGQGTTFTLVLPTSIAVKGALLFELDERSYAIPLMHTDSVVSLWPDDLHVVGGMLMAEVQGENVPVVSLRRLLQNGDEPLQPATRAEVQGRQDIIIVNYNNRKLGLIVDRFLRQQNIVIKPMTKPLDTIELFGGVTLLGSGQVCLVLDVPALTRLFLARRL, from the coding sequence ATGAAATCACGCGAACAGGAATACCGCGAAATGTACATGGCCGAGGCGCTGGAAGCCTACGATGCCATGAGTCGCCATATCAGCGAGTTGGAGCGTAATCCGCACGACTCGCAGGCACTGAATGAGCTGTTTCGGCTCATGCATAATCTGAAATCCAACTCGCGAGCTATGGGCTACACTTCCATTGGGGAAGTGGCGCACCATATGGAAACCATCTTCGGGCTGATCCGAAGCAAGGAGCGCGAATTCAGTGGGAGTTTGGCCGCCGTCCTCTTTACCGGGGTGGACATGATAGGGGCCATGATTCGGGCTGTCGGAGACGACGAAGTAGTTCCTGACAGCAACCTGCTGCTCGACAATCTTGACCGGCTGGTACGTGGTGAAGAGCCCGTGCTGGAAGGCGAAATGGCCGACGAAGAAGATGCCACCCGTAAGCTGGAGTTATCGGACCTCGTCTACATTCAGATCAAGAAACTCGACCATCTGCTCAACTTGGTTGGGGAGTTGATAATTGACCGGGACCGTATCCTGACTCTGAGCCAGGAAATTGGCAATTCGGCCTTGCAAACCTCCGCCGCCCATTTATTCCGCATTACCGACGAACTGCAGTATTCCGTTATGGATGCCCGGTTGGTAAATGTAGGGTCGCTGCTGAACAAGTTTCCGCGGGTAGTGCGCGACGTAGCCAGCGCTGAGCAGAAGCAGGTGGAGCTTACCCTGAGTGGCCAGGATATTCAGATTGACCGCAACATCCTGCAGATTATCACCGATGCGTTGCTGCACCTCGTGCGCAATGCCGTTGCGCACGGCCTCGAAACTCCGGCGGAACGCGAAAAAGCCGGGAAGCCGACTCAGGGCCAGCTTACCTTATCGGCCCAGACGGAGCGCGACGACGTCTTGATACAGGTGACGGATGATGGCCGGGGAATCGATGTGGAGAGTGTGCGCCGCAAAGCGGTGGAGCGCGGGTTGGTAGGCAAAGAAGCCGCCCGCCAACTCGACGACAACGCTGTGCGGGCCTTCCTGTTCGAACCGGGCTTCTCGATGGCAAAAGAAGTAACCGAAATTTCGGGCCGTGGGGTAGGGCTGGACGTGGTAAAGCTGGCCATCGACTCGTTGGGTGGTCAATTGCGCGTCGACTCCGTCCTGGGCCAGGGCACCACGTTCACGCTGGTGCTGCCCACTTCCATTGCTGTGAAGGGGGCACTGCTTTTCGAGTTGGACGAACGTAGCTACGCCATTCCGCTGATGCACACCGACTCGGTGGTATCGTTGTGGCCCGACGACCTGCACGTAGTGGGCGGGATGCTGATGGCCGAAGTACAGGGCGAAAATGTGCCGGTTGTGAGCCTGCGCCGTCTGCTGCAAAATGGCGACGAGCCATTGCAGCCGGCTACTCGTGCCGAGGTACAGGGCCGTCAGGATATCATCATCGTGAACTACAATAACCGTAAACTGGGACTTATTGTCGACCGGTTTCTGCGCCAGCAGAACATCGTCATCAAGCCCATGACCAAACCGCTTGACACCATTGAATTGTTCGGTGGAGTTACCTTGCTCGGAAGCGGGCAGGTGTGCCTCGTACTGGATGTTCCTGCTTTAACTCGACTGTTTCTAGCCCGACGGCTATGA